One Lacunisphaera limnophila DNA window includes the following coding sequences:
- a CDS encoding glycosyltransferase, with translation MPCLNEALTITGCVREAMEALAAAGIAGEVLVADNGSTDGSQALATAAGARVVPIAIKGYGNALRGGIAAARGRFILMGDADGSYHFGHLPRFVERLRAGADLVMGNRFLGGIEPGAMPWKNRHIGNPILSFIGRLFFRTGIGDFHCGLRAFSADAYRRMDLRTTGMELASEIVIKSVLFGLRVEEVPTILRKDGRDRPPHLRPWRDGWRHLRFMLLFSPRWLFWYPGILLMAVGLILGAALVPGPLPLGRITLDVHTLLFAAVAVLIGFQAASFAVLSKFFAIRAGLRRAEAGFDGWFRYLTLEAGLVCGSGLVAAGLGLSLGAVWFWGGQGFGRLQPAETLRLVIPGALCLVLGCQMILTSFFLGVLRLDTRTDAA, from the coding sequence ATGCCCTGCCTCAACGAGGCGCTGACCATCACGGGCTGCGTGCGCGAGGCCATGGAGGCCCTCGCCGCCGCGGGCATCGCGGGCGAGGTGCTCGTCGCCGACAACGGCAGCACCGATGGCTCGCAGGCGCTCGCCACCGCGGCCGGCGCCCGCGTCGTGCCCATCGCCATCAAGGGCTACGGCAACGCCCTGCGCGGCGGCATCGCGGCCGCCCGCGGCCGGTTCATTCTCATGGGCGACGCCGACGGCAGCTACCACTTCGGCCATCTTCCCCGCTTCGTCGAGCGCCTGCGCGCGGGTGCCGACCTGGTCATGGGCAACCGCTTCCTCGGTGGCATTGAGCCCGGCGCCATGCCGTGGAAGAACCGCCACATCGGCAACCCCATCCTCTCCTTCATCGGCCGCCTCTTCTTCCGCACCGGCATCGGCGACTTCCACTGCGGCCTGCGCGCGTTCTCCGCCGACGCCTACCGCCGCATGGACCTGCGCACGACCGGCATGGAGCTGGCCTCCGAAATCGTGATCAAGTCCGTGCTCTTCGGCCTCCGCGTCGAGGAGGTCCCCACCATCCTGCGCAAGGACGGCCGCGACCGCCCGCCCCACTTGCGCCCGTGGCGTGACGGCTGGCGCCACCTGCGCTTCATGCTCCTGTTCAGCCCTCGCTGGCTGTTCTGGTATCCCGGCATCCTCCTCATGGCCGTCGGCCTCATCCTCGGTGCCGCCCTTGTGCCGGGCCCGCTCCCGCTCGGCCGCATCACACTTGATGTGCACACCCTCCTCTTCGCCGCCGTGGCGGTGCTCATCGGTTTCCAGGCCGCCTCGTTCGCCGTCCTCAGCAAGTTTTTCGCCATCCGCGCCGGGCTTCGCCGCGCCGAGGCGGGCTTCGACGGCTGGTTCCGGTACCTGACGCTGGAAGCCGGCCTGGTCTGCGGCAGCGGGCTGGTCGCCGCCGGCCTCGGCCTGTCCCTCGGCGCCGTGTGGTTCTGGGGCGGCCAGGGCTTCGGCCGCCTGCAACCCGCCGAGACCCTGCGCCTCGTCATCCCCGGCGCCCTCTGCCTCGTGCTCGGCTGCCAGATGATCCTCACCAGCTTCTTCCTCGGCGTGCTGCGGCTCGACACGCGCACCGACGCCGCATGA
- a CDS encoding class I SAM-dependent methyltransferase — MNIIATVHGRYVFGRRVRVLAEHLAALIPPGASVLDVGCGDGTLAKLIGAQRPDVTIRGIDLLVREHTAIPVEAFDGAKFPAADGAYDVVMFVDVLHHTDNASQLLQEARRVSRHSILIKDHTRNGWLAGPTLRLMDAVGNARFGVALPYNFWTHDQWRSAFGELGVVVEAWSSQLHLYPAWADWVFGRSLHFIAQLRVQRPAPGER; from the coding sequence ATGAATATCATCGCGACGGTACATGGCCGGTATGTTTTTGGGCGCCGGGTGCGGGTGCTGGCGGAGCACTTGGCTGCACTCATACCGCCAGGCGCTTCCGTGCTGGATGTGGGCTGTGGCGATGGCACCTTGGCCAAGCTGATCGGGGCGCAACGGCCGGATGTGACGATACGGGGTATCGATCTGCTGGTGCGCGAACACACCGCGATACCCGTGGAGGCATTTGACGGAGCCAAGTTTCCCGCCGCCGACGGCGCGTATGATGTGGTGATGTTCGTGGATGTGCTTCATCACACGGACAACGCCAGCCAACTGTTGCAGGAGGCGCGCCGCGTGTCCCGGCACAGCATCCTGATCAAGGATCACACGCGGAACGGGTGGCTGGCGGGGCCCACCCTGCGCCTGATGGATGCTGTCGGCAATGCGCGTTTCGGGGTGGCCTTGCCCTATAATTTCTGGACGCATGATCAGTGGCGGTCGGCCTTTGGCGAGCTTGGCGTCGTCGTCGAGGCCTGGAGTTCCCAGCTCCATCTTTATCCGGCGTGGGCGGATTGGGTATTCGGCCGGTCGCTGCACTTCATCGCGCAGCTGCGCGTCCAGCGTCCCGCACCGGGCGAGCGGTGA
- a CDS encoding TonB-dependent receptor plug domain-containing protein, whose amino-acid sequence MPARPALFRRLTAILGALLALASHAAPLEFNLPAHPSAAESLLAFSRQAGVEVLYAYDDLRDVPAAAVVGRFEPEAALQQLLQASGFTARRTLRGKFLVARATPRPGSLGGVILTPAGEPAPSLPVALAGTRHRTHTDGAGAFIFPDLPPGIYRLYTGGPGYRLLEQAGLAVTAGDALVLPPLRLQAATDVTVLDPYVVHERHDRLPIGEGVGAAPRRAAGNLDLPRTTDNALPFTIFSREQIARSGVVQLNEFLQREILESTTTRPPEQDGTASGISAGSSNLRMRGYESDETVVLVNGRRLPETFTRDPGVLGAPDVNLVPLALVQQIEVLPASASALYSGNAVGGVINIVLAPDADGTELRTTYTNALGGFDAPQSSVSLSHGQTLLDGRLRLRFNATHTRTAPPVERDLGYQRARLARTPAAFAPRATPNIVRADPAAPGLFGPGSAGFTSVAPGADGTGGIAAFQGREGRYSTDLFDGPGGLATSLNSRDYLYGREQQRTSWYGSAVYDAFPWLQLGLDATYGRTIVHRGYDIFSGVLDLPAGSPLNPFGQDVAVALHETTPALGQDYNEAQLDSWSLVGGALLKLPAGWRLTLDTQYARNLARYRGLVGVDSDRWQQLVDDGRYQPLRDTQVHGPPPEFYDRALIYYGGPGRFVKLGDYHTLEGAVRLTHEALPLPTGEGTVNLGTDYRLNRLAAYTEEPRYADGTPAAEIVRWSGRTLERMSVFGEIQAPLVPARWLPRAITAVETDSAVRYIISAQSNETSLAPTFGLKVDFRGGLALRGSFTTSNRFPTAVMSRPLAEGGDGGGGSDLISIFDPLRQETYLTAARVAINPDVRPESAATQTAGLVFTRGRTHRFRASLDFADTTKTNEFIMLEPAALLNLESVFPDRVRRDPAGTGRITALLTGAANAARRHSQNWNLAAEYAWPGFAGGRLELRGRWVWFQRYERRLFANSETVDQLRRPDGTAPGLLRHRLTFGAAWSAPAWGFGVDGHYLGARTLPVSERPAQGNSHIKPYWQFDVFAQTDLTRWLPREPEKFRLSAQLRVNNLSGFAFPKYANDISGAGVQAYGDWRGRTYSISLTGNF is encoded by the coding sequence GTGCCCGCCCGCCCGGCCCTCTTCCGCCGCCTGACCGCCATCCTCGGAGCGCTGCTGGCCCTCGCCAGCCACGCCGCGCCGCTTGAGTTCAACCTGCCCGCGCACCCCTCCGCCGCCGAGTCCCTGCTCGCCTTTTCCCGTCAGGCCGGGGTCGAGGTGCTCTACGCCTACGACGATCTGCGCGACGTGCCGGCCGCGGCCGTCGTCGGCCGCTTCGAGCCCGAGGCCGCGCTGCAGCAACTGCTCCAGGCCTCCGGCTTCACCGCCCGGCGCACTCTGCGCGGGAAATTCCTCGTCGCCCGCGCCACGCCGCGACCTGGTTCACTCGGGGGTGTCATCCTCACCCCCGCCGGCGAACCCGCCCCGAGCCTGCCGGTCGCCCTCGCCGGGACCCGCCACCGCACCCACACCGACGGTGCCGGGGCCTTCATCTTCCCCGACCTGCCGCCGGGCATCTACCGACTTTATACCGGCGGCCCCGGCTACCGGCTCCTGGAACAGGCCGGCCTGGCCGTCACGGCCGGCGACGCGCTCGTCCTCCCGCCCCTGCGCCTGCAGGCCGCGACCGATGTCACCGTCCTGGATCCGTACGTCGTCCACGAGCGCCACGACCGCCTGCCCATCGGCGAGGGCGTCGGTGCCGCACCCCGCCGCGCCGCCGGCAACCTCGACCTGCCGCGCACCACCGACAACGCCCTGCCCTTCACGATCTTCTCCCGCGAGCAGATCGCCCGCAGCGGCGTGGTGCAGCTGAACGAGTTCCTGCAGCGCGAGATCCTCGAGTCCACCACCACCCGCCCGCCCGAGCAGGACGGCACCGCCAGCGGCATCAGCGCGGGCAGCTCCAACCTCCGCATGCGCGGCTACGAGTCCGACGAGACCGTCGTCCTCGTGAACGGCCGCCGCCTGCCCGAGACCTTCACCCGCGATCCGGGCGTGCTCGGCGCGCCGGACGTGAACCTCGTGCCGCTCGCATTGGTGCAGCAGATCGAGGTCCTTCCCGCCTCCGCCTCCGCGCTCTACAGCGGCAACGCCGTCGGCGGCGTCATCAACATCGTGCTGGCCCCCGACGCCGACGGCACCGAGCTGCGCACCACCTACACCAACGCCCTCGGCGGTTTCGACGCCCCCCAGTCCTCCGTCTCGCTCTCACACGGCCAGACCCTGCTCGACGGTCGGCTGCGCCTGCGCTTCAACGCCACGCACACCCGCACGGCGCCGCCCGTGGAACGCGACCTCGGCTACCAGCGCGCCCGCCTCGCGCGCACCCCCGCCGCCTTCGCGCCCCGCGCCACGCCCAATATCGTCCGCGCCGACCCCGCCGCTCCCGGTCTCTTCGGTCCGGGTTCCGCGGGCTTCACCTCCGTCGCGCCCGGGGCCGACGGCACCGGCGGGATCGCCGCATTCCAGGGACGCGAGGGCCGCTACAGCACCGACCTCTTTGATGGACCCGGCGGCCTCGCCACCTCGCTCAACAGCCGCGACTACCTCTACGGCCGCGAACAGCAGCGCACCTCGTGGTATGGCTCGGCGGTCTATGACGCTTTCCCGTGGCTGCAGCTCGGCCTCGATGCCACCTACGGCCGGACCATCGTCCACCGCGGCTATGATATTTTCTCCGGCGTCCTCGATCTGCCCGCCGGCTCGCCCCTCAATCCGTTCGGTCAGGACGTGGCCGTCGCCCTGCACGAGACCACGCCTGCCCTCGGCCAGGATTACAACGAGGCGCAGCTCGACTCCTGGTCGCTGGTCGGCGGCGCGCTGCTCAAGCTGCCCGCCGGCTGGCGGCTGACCCTCGACACCCAGTACGCCCGCAACCTCGCGCGCTACCGCGGCCTCGTCGGCGTCGATTCCGACCGCTGGCAGCAGCTCGTGGACGACGGCCGCTACCAGCCGCTGCGCGACACGCAGGTCCACGGGCCGCCGCCGGAATTTTATGACCGCGCGCTCATCTATTACGGCGGCCCCGGCCGCTTCGTGAAGCTCGGCGACTACCACACGCTGGAGGGCGCCGTGCGCCTCACGCACGAGGCCCTGCCCCTGCCCACCGGCGAGGGCACCGTCAACCTTGGCACGGATTACCGCCTGAACCGGCTGGCCGCCTACACCGAGGAACCGCGCTACGCCGACGGCACGCCCGCCGCCGAGATCGTCCGCTGGAGCGGCCGCACGCTGGAACGCATGAGCGTCTTCGGCGAGATCCAGGCCCCGCTGGTGCCCGCCCGCTGGCTGCCCCGCGCCATTACGGCCGTCGAGACCGACTCCGCCGTCCGCTACATTATCTCCGCCCAGTCCAACGAGACCAGCCTCGCCCCCACCTTCGGCCTCAAGGTCGATTTCCGCGGCGGCCTCGCCCTGCGCGGCTCCTTCACGACGTCCAACCGCTTTCCCACCGCGGTCATGAGCCGGCCGCTCGCCGAGGGCGGGGACGGCGGGGGCGGCTCCGACCTTATCAGCATCTTCGACCCGCTCCGCCAGGAAACCTACCTCACCGCGGCCCGCGTCGCCATCAACCCCGATGTCCGCCCCGAGTCCGCCGCCACCCAGACCGCCGGCCTCGTGTTCACGCGCGGCCGCACGCACCGGTTCCGCGCGTCGCTCGATTTCGCCGATACCACCAAGACCAACGAGTTCATCATGCTCGAGCCTGCCGCCCTGCTCAACCTCGAGTCCGTCTTCCCTGACCGTGTGCGGCGCGACCCCGCCGGCACCGGCCGCATCACCGCGCTCCTCACCGGCGCCGCCAACGCCGCCCGCCGCCACTCCCAGAACTGGAACCTCGCCGCGGAATACGCGTGGCCCGGCTTCGCCGGCGGCCGGCTCGAGCTGCGCGGCCGATGGGTGTGGTTCCAACGTTACGAACGCCGGCTGTTCGCGAATTCGGAGACGGTCGACCAGCTCCGCCGGCCCGATGGCACGGCGCCCGGCCTGCTGCGCCACCGCCTCACCTTCGGCGCCGCCTGGTCCGCCCCCGCCTGGGGCTTCGGCGTGGACGGCCACTACCTCGGCGCCCGCACCCTGCCCGTCAGCGAGCGCCCTGCCCAGGGTAATTCCCACATCAAGCCTTACTGGCAGTTCGATGTCTTCGCGCAGACCGACCTCACCCGCTGGCTGCCGCGCGAGCCGGAAAAATTCCGCCTCAGCGCCCAGCTCCGCGTCAACAATCTCTCCGGTTTCGCATTTCCGAAATACGCGAACGACATCTCCGGCGCCGGCGTGCAGGCCTACGGCGACTGGCGCGGCCGCACCTATTCCATCTCGTTGACGGGGAATTTCTGA
- a CDS encoding FecR family protein, whose product MNLPSPTSPAADEQAALWAARLEGSVLSAADRAALDAWLASDPAHRPLLSAYCQFSADLEQQLPLLAGVRDDLAETPTARETARSFPWSRWPALAGATLAAAAALAVFLWPGQPQNHLQNLGTPVATRQSHTLADGSVLELNAQTAAVVAFTATERRVRLAGGEAFFRVTHDPARPFFVETPAGSVRVTGTEFNVLTASSGRLEVTVRAGTVEVRPGDETTRSLVAGDRLVRTDQAVAQTALTPSQLDDTLAWRQGQVVFADTPLRGALDRFATYHGRRISASESAALKRVGGRYSLDDLDGFLADLESALGVHATRAPDGTIVVSDAPGA is encoded by the coding sequence ATGAACCTGCCTTCCCCCACCTCGCCTGCCGCCGACGAGCAGGCCGCCCTCTGGGCCGCCCGCCTCGAGGGCTCCGTGTTGTCCGCCGCGGACCGCGCCGCCCTCGATGCCTGGCTCGCCTCCGACCCGGCCCACCGCCCGCTCCTCTCCGCTTACTGTCAATTTTCCGCCGATCTCGAACAGCAGCTACCGTTGCTTGCAGGGGTCAGGGACGACTTGGCGGAAACCCCAACCGCGCGTGAGACTGCCCGATCGTTTCCCTGGTCACGCTGGCCGGCATTGGCCGGCGCGACGCTGGCGGCGGCCGCAGCTCTCGCGGTTTTTCTGTGGCCAGGCCAGCCACAGAATCATTTGCAAAACCTCGGCACCCCGGTCGCCACCCGCCAGAGCCACACGCTGGCGGACGGCTCCGTGCTCGAACTCAACGCCCAGACCGCCGCCGTGGTGGCGTTCACCGCCACCGAGCGCCGCGTACGCCTCGCCGGCGGCGAGGCCTTCTTCCGCGTCACCCACGACCCGGCCCGGCCGTTCTTTGTCGAGACTCCCGCCGGCTCCGTCCGTGTCACCGGCACCGAGTTCAATGTCCTCACCGCCTCCTCCGGCCGCCTTGAAGTCACGGTCCGCGCTGGCACGGTTGAGGTCCGCCCCGGCGACGAGACCACCCGCTCGCTGGTGGCGGGCGACCGCCTCGTTCGCACGGATCAAGCCGTCGCGCAGACGGCGCTCACCCCCAGCCAGCTCGACGACACGCTCGCGTGGCGCCAGGGGCAGGTCGTCTTCGCCGACACCCCCCTGCGCGGGGCGCTGGACCGCTTCGCCACCTATCACGGGCGCCGCATCTCCGCCTCGGAATCTGCCGCGCTCAAGCGGGTCGGCGGCCGCTACAGCCTCGATGACCTCGACGGTTTTCTGGCCGACCTGGAATCGGCCCTCGGCGTGCACGCCACGCGCGCCCCCGACGGCACCATCGTGGTCTCCGACGCCCCGGGGGCCTGA
- a CDS encoding RNA polymerase sigma factor, translating into MSELLPPSRDFAGLYRRTVAPLRRHLARILGNPAEAQDVAHDAYLRVFPVVEKQSAEKPEALLYTTARRLAFNRLKRRRIAAITPDSPAIDGMASAAPGVVQQVMARQELQQLESAIAALPEGCRTVLLLRKVELLSHQEIADRLGLAVSSVEKHHARALRLLRVALQPAADRPGPAPTQEARP; encoded by the coding sequence ATGTCAGAGCTGCTGCCGCCGTCCCGGGACTTTGCCGGCCTGTACCGGCGCACGGTCGCGCCGCTGCGCCGCCATCTGGCCCGCATCCTCGGCAATCCGGCTGAGGCTCAGGATGTCGCCCACGACGCCTACCTGCGCGTCTTTCCCGTCGTGGAAAAACAGTCCGCCGAGAAACCCGAGGCCCTGCTCTACACCACCGCCCGGCGCCTGGCCTTCAACCGGCTCAAGCGCCGGCGCATCGCCGCCATCACCCCGGATTCGCCCGCCATCGACGGCATGGCCTCCGCCGCGCCCGGCGTCGTCCAGCAGGTCATGGCCCGGCAGGAACTCCAACAGCTCGAATCGGCCATCGCCGCCCTGCCCGAGGGCTGCCGCACCGTGCTCCTCCTGCGCAAGGTCGAGCTCCTCTCCCACCAGGAAATCGCCGACCGCCTCGGCCTCGCCGTGAGCTCCGTCGAAAAACACCACGCCCGCGCGCTCCGCCTCCTGCGCGTCGCGCTCCAACCCGCCGCCGACCGACCCGGTCCGGCACCCACCCAGGAGGCCCGCCCATGA
- a CDS encoding glycosyltransferase family 39 protein — protein sequence MSPARRIGFVAALTLLALTLWLRWPSLGFSLWNVDEAIHAAAARTLLDGGVLYRDAVDQRTPLSYYAVAAVFAVAGENNLWAVRLFIAALVAATGGMLFLAARAIRDPTAGVAAGLLYVLLATSVLFQGDANAANTEWFVAFFSSAAAAVFLTGGALPSLGRLLATGLLAGCAFLSKQPALLDLSAPLAAVLYLGWRQARSARAVLADLAAIATGWGLPIGLALAYFAAHGALRDAVFYTWSYNLAYYGPEITTATRVASAVVPLQLVGTQPLLLVLWLAGSLVIVHRLLQRQPAPAESASNPALVYLAVWTLAGLGGAASGGRSFDHYTIQFLAPFCLGAGLVLAHLAAVARAAARTRSLRVVAALILAGVAGHALVAAWSARERTLPEDPSIRVSAYIREQSAPADRIFVWGYHPDIYLHADRRPASRFLYASFLSGLVPWTNIAPGRNTAYAVVPGTMDTLLAELTARPPRYIVDCSAGPNRHWQKYPLDDFPALQGFIRARYRLEKPEQFIPQGFRLYVLLAPGEAAATPAAPPLAAELAATLPLGTLGAPLAPVVATAPFGAGASLVEGRLEYFAHAPSSLVYRVPAAAAALRGSFGIRPGAYAAENSGPSDGAEFIVRWRPAGGAEQVLLRRLLRPRDEPADRGLHTFRVTLPPHGGGELELVTGMGPADNSASDWTFWSDLLLENYR from the coding sequence TGCGGTCGATCAGCGCACGCCGCTTTCCTATTATGCCGTGGCGGCGGTCTTCGCCGTGGCCGGCGAGAACAATCTCTGGGCCGTGCGCCTCTTCATTGCCGCGCTCGTCGCCGCCACCGGCGGGATGCTTTTCCTGGCGGCCCGCGCCATCCGCGACCCCACCGCCGGGGTCGCGGCCGGACTGCTCTACGTGCTCCTCGCCACCAGCGTGCTCTTCCAAGGCGACGCCAATGCCGCCAACACCGAGTGGTTCGTGGCATTTTTCTCCAGCGCAGCCGCCGCGGTTTTCCTGACCGGTGGCGCCCTCCCCAGTCTGGGCCGGCTCCTTGCCACGGGCCTGCTGGCGGGCTGCGCGTTTCTCTCAAAGCAACCCGCCCTGCTCGACCTGTCCGCCCCGTTGGCCGCCGTGCTCTATCTGGGCTGGCGGCAGGCACGGTCCGCCCGCGCCGTTCTGGCTGACCTAGCCGCGATCGCCACCGGCTGGGGCCTCCCCATCGGCCTGGCGCTCGCCTACTTCGCCGCGCACGGCGCGCTGCGCGACGCCGTCTTCTACACCTGGAGCTACAACCTCGCGTATTATGGCCCGGAAATCACGACAGCCACCCGCGTGGCCTCCGCTGTTGTGCCGCTCCAACTGGTCGGCACCCAACCCCTGCTGTTGGTCCTGTGGCTCGCCGGCAGCCTCGTCATCGTCCACCGGCTCCTGCAAAGGCAGCCCGCCCCCGCGGAATCCGCCAGCAACCCCGCCCTGGTCTACCTGGCGGTGTGGACGCTCGCCGGCTTGGGCGGCGCAGCGTCAGGCGGCCGCAGTTTCGACCACTACACGATCCAGTTTCTGGCTCCGTTCTGCCTCGGGGCGGGACTGGTCCTCGCGCACCTTGCCGCGGTTGCCCGGGCCGCCGCCCGGACCCGCAGCCTCCGCGTGGTGGCCGCCCTCATCCTCGCCGGCGTGGCTGGCCATGCCCTCGTCGCCGCCTGGTCCGCCCGCGAGCGTACCTTGCCCGAAGATCCCTCCATCCGCGTCTCCGCCTACATCCGTGAACAAAGCGCCCCCGCCGACCGCATCTTTGTTTGGGGCTACCACCCCGACATCTACCTCCACGCCGACCGCCGCCCCGCCAGCCGTTTCCTCTACGCTTCGTTCCTGAGCGGGCTCGTGCCGTGGACCAACATCGCGCCCGGCCGCAACACGGCCTATGCTGTTGTCCCCGGCACCATGGACACGCTGCTGGCCGAACTCACCGCCCGCCCGCCCCGGTACATCGTCGACTGCAGCGCCGGCCCCAACCGCCACTGGCAAAAATACCCGCTCGACGACTTCCCCGCCCTCCAAGGATTTATCCGGGCCCGCTACCGCCTGGAGAAACCGGAGCAGTTCATCCCGCAGGGTTTCCGTCTCTACGTCTTGCTGGCCCCCGGCGAAGCCGCGGCGACCCCCGCCGCCCCGCCCCTCGCCGCGGAGCTCGCCGCCACCCTGCCGCTGGGCACGCTCGGTGCACCGCTGGCTCCCGTGGTCGCCACCGCTCCGTTCGGAGCGGGCGCTTCCCTCGTGGAGGGCCGGTTGGAATACTTCGCCCACGCCCCCTCCTCCCTCGTGTATCGCGTGCCGGCGGCCGCCGCGGCGCTGCGCGGCAGCTTCGGCATCCGGCCCGGCGCCTACGCGGCCGAGAACTCCGGTCCGAGCGACGGCGCCGAGTTCATCGTGCGCTGGCGGCCGGCCGGCGGCGCGGAACAGGTGCTGCTGCGCCGGCTGCTCCGCCCCCGCGACGAACCCGCCGACCGCGGGCTTCACACCTTCCGCGTCACCCTCCCGCCCCACGGGGGCGGCGAACTCGAGCTGGTGACGGGCATGGGCCCCGCCGACAACTCCGCCAGTGATTGGACCTTCTGGTCCGACCTGCTGCTGGAAAATTATCGCTAG